In Dromiciops gliroides isolate mDroGli1 chromosome 5, mDroGli1.pri, whole genome shotgun sequence, the following are encoded in one genomic region:
- the LOC122728758 gene encoding taste receptor type 2 member 40-like — MARVTTDFTDADISKHVFLIILLVPGIECITGMIGNGFIMTTNAVEWFQNKRLSTSDSILMILSCLRLLLQFWMMVENTYSLLFRFSYIQNTVYNTFKVIFMFLTYSNLWFAAWLNVFYCIKIANFTHPLFLRLRWRITGLMPWLLCLSVLVSLCCSLPILKDVYNIYVNASIPVPSSNATEKKYFAETNVANFAIIYNLGIFIPLIMFISAATLLIISLKRHTLQMKSNATGSRNPSMEAHLGAIKAISFFLFLYIFNFVALIFYMSNVLNPNSFGIILCKIIMAAYPAGHAVLLIFGNPKLRRSWKKLQHNVKFNLKVWK; from the coding sequence ATGGCAAGAGTAACTACTGATTTCACAGATGCTGATATATCTAAACACGTCTTTTTGATCATTTTACTAGTCCCAGGAATTGAGTGCATCACCGGCATGATTGGGAATGGCTTTATCATGACCACGAATGCTGTTGAGTGGTTCCAAAATAAAAGACTCTCCACTAGTGATTCCATTTTGATGATTCTGAGCTGTTTGAGACTCTTGCTACAGTTCTGGATGATGGTAGAAAATACTTACAGTTTACTTTTCCGATTTTCTTACATTCAAAATACAGTGTATAATACTTTCAAAGTCATCTTCATGTTCCTAACCTATTCCAACCTCTGGTTTGCTGCTTGGCTCAATGTCTTCTATTGCATCAAGATTGCCAACTTCACCCACCCCCTGTTCCTTAGGCTAAGATGGAGAATCACTGGATTAATGCCCTGGCTCCTCTGTTTATCAGTCCTCGTTTCTCTGTGCTGCAGTCTTCCCATTTTAAAGGATGTCTATAATATTTATGTTAACGCTTCCATCCCAGTTCCCTCTTCTAATGCCACAGAGAAGAAATACTTTGCAGAGACCAATGTGGCTAATTTTGCTATTATCTACAACCTGGGCATTTTCATCCCTCTAATAATGTTCATCTCTGCAGCTACCCTATTGATCATCTCTCTCAAGAGACACACACTACAAATGAAGAGTAATGCCACAGGATCCAGAAATCCCAGCATGGAGGCTCACCTGGGGGCAATCAAAGCCAttagtttcttccttttcctctacaTTTTCAACTTTGTGGCTTTGATCTTTTATATGTCCAATGTCCTTAATCCCAACagctttggaattattttgtgCAAAATTATCATGGCTGCCTACCCTGCTGGTCACGCAGTTCTCCTGATCTTTGGCAATCCCAAACTAAGGAGGAGCTGGAAGAAGCTTCAACACAATGTTAAATTCAACCTAAAAGTTTGGAAGTAG